From Fibrobacter sp. UWB4, the proteins below share one genomic window:
- the pelA gene encoding pectate lyase — protein sequence MKNFGFGNYKFFVAAMSVASFSFAASYAPPSTAVSKINSYRGYSELTDAASGMDIDQYTYNMTTWQIANGGFDKAHAEKYKSAYTGGAKSSWTAKGGGDLGTIDNNATVQEMRLLAVRYKATTNSNYKSAFKTSFNKAVNFLLTMQRSKGGLPQVWPKRGNYSDQITLNDNAMIRAMVTMMDIANKTSPFDSDIIDDNTRSKMKSALDKAIDYLLKAQIVNDGKLTVWCAQHDTNSLAPVGARAYELDSKSGSESAGVVWFLMNWPEQTEAIQKSIKGAIEWYKKTRVTGLYFNKKQGRFEEREGNVLWYRFYEVNNDNYFFCDRDGASTKTQDFTKISEERRTGYQWAGEYGTALISTEKAYLEALAKMDDSYVPPPPPSAMCGNDTCKTYIDGVNFIDIQGVKEANNAGFVGEGYANVDNSTGSYVTYGVTAFKEGKYTLFLSFANGGGSARGYSVSVGDKTLLADGSMESTAAWTTWKVQSIEIELPQGYSELKFTSLSKDGMANIDYIGWMSEDLKAGEVEIPRTSIEAMRTERKTQQGNRYFVDFNRNANGAGAYIMRGNGKTYRVNGKTTREY from the coding sequence ATGAAGAATTTTGGGTTTGGTAACTACAAGTTTTTTGTAGCGGCAATGTCTGTCGCGTCTTTTTCATTTGCGGCAAGCTACGCGCCTCCATCAACGGCGGTTTCGAAAATCAACAGCTACCGAGGCTATTCGGAACTTACCGACGCGGCATCCGGCATGGACATTGACCAGTACACCTACAACATGACCACATGGCAAATCGCAAACGGCGGTTTTGACAAGGCTCACGCCGAGAAGTACAAGAGCGCATACACCGGTGGCGCAAAATCCTCCTGGACGGCAAAAGGCGGCGGTGACCTCGGTACCATCGACAACAACGCGACTGTTCAAGAAATGCGGCTGCTCGCCGTGCGCTACAAGGCGACAACGAACAGCAATTACAAATCCGCATTCAAGACAAGTTTCAACAAGGCCGTCAATTTCCTTTTGACCATGCAGCGCTCCAAAGGCGGCCTCCCGCAAGTCTGGCCCAAGCGCGGTAACTATTCCGACCAAATTACGCTGAACGACAACGCCATGATCCGCGCGATGGTCACGATGATGGATATTGCCAACAAGACAAGTCCATTTGACTCGGACATCATTGACGACAATACCCGCAGCAAGATGAAATCCGCTCTCGACAAAGCGATCGATTACTTGCTCAAGGCACAAATCGTAAACGACGGAAAACTCACCGTCTGGTGCGCCCAGCATGACACCAACAGTCTCGCCCCGGTCGGCGCGCGCGCATACGAACTCGACAGCAAGTCCGGTAGCGAATCCGCAGGTGTCGTGTGGTTCTTGATGAACTGGCCCGAACAAACCGAAGCCATCCAGAAATCCATCAAGGGCGCCATTGAATGGTACAAGAAGACCCGCGTCACAGGACTCTACTTCAACAAGAAACAGGGCCGCTTCGAAGAACGCGAAGGCAACGTTCTCTGGTACCGATTCTACGAAGTCAACAACGACAACTACTTTTTCTGCGACCGCGATGGCGCAAGCACCAAGACGCAGGACTTCACAAAAATTAGCGAAGAACGCCGCACGGGATACCAGTGGGCAGGCGAATACGGCACGGCTCTCATCAGCACCGAAAAAGCTTACCTCGAAGCGCTCGCCAAGATGGACGACAGCTACGTTCCGCCTCCACCACCTTCGGCAATGTGCGGGAACGACACATGCAAAACATACATTGACGGAGTAAACTTCATCGACATTCAGGGAGTCAAGGAAGCAAACAACGCGGGATTCGTCGGCGAAGGCTACGCCAACGTGGACAACTCCACCGGAAGCTACGTGACTTACGGTGTCACTGCATTCAAGGAAGGCAAATACACGCTGTTCCTCAGCTTTGCAAACGGCGGCGGTTCCGCACGTGGATACAGCGTTTCCGTAGGCGACAAGACGCTACTTGCAGACGGCAGCATGGAATCCACCGCAGCGTGGACAACATGGAAAGTGCAATCCATCGAAATCGAATTGCCACAAGGCTATAGCGAACTCAAGTTCACAAGCCTTTCGAAAGATGGCATGGCAAACATCGATTACATCGGCTGGATGAGCGAAGACTTGAAAGCTGGCGAAGTTGAAATTCCGCGCACGTCCATTGAAGCAATGCGCACTGAACGCAAAACGCAGCAAGGCAACCGCTACTTCGTAGACTTCAACCGCAACGCAAACGGTGCTGGGGCTTACATTATGCGCGGGAACGGAAAAACGTACCGCGTGAACGGGAAAACGACTAGGGAATATTAA
- a CDS encoding NADP-dependent isocitrate dehydrogenase: MNTKIYYTLTDESPFLATQSLLPIVSAFAKTADIDVETKNISLPGRILAAFADTLPAGTTFAGKPVTDDLAFLGKLTLEPDANIIKLPNISASVPQLKAAIAELQKNGYALPDYPDAPLNDEEKAIRARYDKVKGSAVNPVLRQGNSDRRAPNAVKNYARNNPHSNGVWNESVKTYVASMQADDFYGNEKSITMAEADSFKIEFVDETGAVTELRAAKPLLKGEIIDATVMRMASLEKFIANAMAEAKAKGLLFSVHLKATMMKVSDPVLFGAFVRVFFKDVFTKYADLFKELGIDANNGLGDLFKRLEGNAKEAEVKAAIDAALAAGPDLAMVDSAKGVTNLHVPSDVIIDASMPAMIRNSGCMWNKEGKLQEVVACIPDRCYAGIYDETIEFCKQNGAFDPKTMGTVPNVGLMAQGAEEYGSHDKTFVAKGKGVIRAVNSKGEVLLQQEVAAGDIFRMCQAKDAPVRDWVKLAVTRARLSNTPAIFWLDPERAHDREIQKKVEAYLPEHDLKGLDIKIMSPRKAIVETMKRAKAGLDTIGVTGNVMRDYLTDLFPILEVGTSAKMLSIVPLMAGGGLYETGAGGSAPKQVQQFLAENYLRWDSLGEYFALVPAFEQVALKDGNKKAKVLADTLDEANGKILEFNRTPARKIGELDNRGSHFYLALYWAQALAAQKDDAELAGKFAPIAAALSAKETEIVAALAAEQGKPADIGGYYVPKAELLKKWMRPVEAFNAIIDNI; encoded by the coding sequence ATGAATACCAAAATCTATTACACCCTTACTGATGAGTCGCCGTTCTTGGCAACTCAATCCCTGCTCCCGATTGTATCGGCTTTCGCAAAGACTGCCGATATCGACGTGGAGACGAAGAACATCTCCTTGCCGGGCCGCATTCTCGCTGCTTTCGCAGACACGCTCCCGGCAGGTACGACGTTTGCCGGTAAGCCGGTGACGGATGACCTCGCTTTCCTCGGCAAGCTCACGCTTGAACCGGATGCAAACATCATCAAGCTCCCGAACATTTCTGCTTCGGTGCCGCAGCTCAAGGCCGCTATCGCCGAACTCCAGAAGAACGGCTACGCTCTCCCTGACTACCCGGATGCTCCTCTCAACGACGAAGAAAAGGCTATCCGCGCTCGCTACGACAAGGTGAAGGGTTCCGCCGTGAACCCGGTGCTTCGTCAGGGTAACTCTGACCGCCGTGCTCCTAACGCTGTCAAGAACTATGCCCGCAACAATCCGCATAGCAACGGCGTGTGGAACGAATCTGTGAAGACTTATGTCGCGAGCATGCAGGCCGATGACTTCTACGGCAACGAAAAGTCCATCACGATGGCCGAAGCCGACTCCTTCAAGATTGAATTTGTCGATGAAACTGGTGCCGTGACGGAACTCCGTGCCGCAAAGCCGCTCCTCAAGGGCGAAATCATCGATGCGACCGTCATGCGCATGGCTTCTCTCGAAAAGTTCATCGCCAATGCGATGGCCGAAGCCAAGGCCAAGGGCCTCCTCTTCTCCGTGCACCTCAAGGCCACGATGATGAAGGTCTCTGACCCGGTGCTGTTCGGTGCATTTGTCCGCGTGTTCTTCAAGGACGTGTTCACGAAGTACGCAGACCTCTTCAAGGAACTCGGAATCGACGCGAACAACGGTCTCGGTGACTTGTTCAAGCGCCTCGAAGGCAATGCCAAGGAAGCCGAAGTCAAGGCTGCTATCGACGCCGCACTCGCCGCAGGCCCGGACCTCGCCATGGTTGATTCTGCTAAGGGCGTTACGAATTTGCATGTGCCGAGCGACGTGATTATCGACGCTTCGATGCCGGCAATGATCCGCAATTCCGGCTGCATGTGGAACAAGGAAGGCAAGCTGCAAGAAGTTGTCGCCTGCATTCCGGACCGCTGCTACGCCGGCATTTACGACGAAACGATTGAATTCTGCAAGCAGAACGGCGCTTTCGACCCGAAGACTATGGGTACTGTGCCGAACGTGGGCCTCATGGCTCAGGGCGCCGAAGAATACGGCAGCCACGACAAGACGTTTGTCGCAAAGGGCAAGGGCGTTATCCGCGCTGTGAACAGCAAGGGCGAAGTCCTCTTGCAGCAAGAAGTCGCTGCTGGCGATATCTTCCGTATGTGCCAGGCCAAGGACGCTCCGGTGCGTGACTGGGTGAAGCTCGCTGTAACGCGCGCCCGCCTCTCGAATACGCCGGCTATCTTCTGGCTCGATCCGGAACGCGCACACGACCGTGAAATCCAGAAGAAGGTCGAAGCCTATTTGCCGGAACATGACCTCAAGGGTCTCGACATCAAGATCATGAGCCCGCGCAAAGCTATCGTCGAAACGATGAAGCGCGCCAAGGCTGGCCTCGATACTATCGGTGTGACGGGCAACGTGATGCGTGACTACCTCACGGACCTTTTCCCGATTCTCGAAGTTGGTACTTCTGCAAAGATGCTCTCCATCGTGCCGCTCATGGCTGGTGGTGGCCTCTACGAAACGGGTGCAGGTGGATCTGCTCCGAAGCAGGTGCAACAGTTCCTCGCCGAAAACTACCTCCGCTGGGATTCTCTCGGTGAATACTTCGCACTTGTGCCTGCATTCGAACAGGTCGCGCTGAAGGATGGCAACAAGAAGGCTAAGGTCTTGGCCGATACGCTGGATGAAGCTAACGGCAAGATTCTCGAATTCAACCGCACGCCGGCTCGTAAGATCGGTGAACTCGACAACCGTGGTTCCCACTTCTACCTCGCTCTCTACTGGGCTCAGGCTCTCGCCGCCCAGAAGGACGATGCAGAACTCGCCGGCAAGTTCGCTCCGATCGCCGCTGCTCTCTCCGCAAAGGAAACGGAAATTGTCGCCGCTCTCGCTGCCGAACAGGGTAAGCCCGCCGATATCGGTGGTTACTACGTTCCGAAGGCTGAACTTCTCAAGAAGTGGATGCGCCCCGTCGAAGCGTTCAACGCAATTATCGACAACATCTAA
- a CDS encoding ATP-dependent endonuclease — protein sequence MQPQALRLSKITISNLRSIQRETFPLSDFTALIGYNNAGKTNILMGIRWLLAHFSLDISYFDDPNHPVEAEGIFEGITEQILNRLGDEKAAEIEPFLAGTSLRVKKVQRIPGELPGNIEFWAFCPPNGKRKGKDWVRVNDQFIAAFNRMFPESIAIWDFEGNNAYTKLMHEIFKPLERKFGGELSQVIEQFTELLSSGSDRQAEEIQAFDKEVNTALRPLFPSVRVELDIPVPTLETFLKSATIKVVDEDDGFERDISRMGAGSQRAIQMALIRYLAEIKKHHNNHYLSRTLLLIDSPELFLHPQAVELVRVALKNLSNEGYQVIFATHSAQMVTSEDVSTSLLIRKNKERGTYMRKRMEDAVRQVVQDAPSQLQMLFSLSNSNELLFADYVLLTEGKTEWRVLPALFERITGQSFALIKCALVRQGGVSNTRKSMQVLTAMDIPVRAIVDLDYAFTTATRDGFLQANDPDITQCRNLFRELACHNHLRLVNGLPVNKHSNINASTAYAMMASMPEAERPIRNIHEKLCKQGIWVWTRGAIEEHLGLNGKNEMVWRNFIERSKSKNFLQTLPDYDGIEALCQWIINGSRGQF from the coding sequence ATGCAACCGCAAGCACTTAGACTGTCCAAAATTACGATTTCGAATCTCCGCTCTATCCAGCGCGAGACTTTTCCGCTTAGTGATTTTACCGCACTTATTGGCTATAACAACGCAGGCAAGACAAATATCTTGATGGGAATACGCTGGCTGCTTGCCCACTTTTCGCTGGATATTTCCTATTTTGACGACCCCAACCACCCCGTCGAAGCCGAAGGAATTTTTGAAGGAATCACAGAACAGATCTTAAACCGCCTTGGAGACGAGAAAGCGGCTGAAATCGAGCCATTTTTGGCAGGGACATCGCTTCGCGTCAAGAAAGTGCAGCGCATTCCGGGAGAACTTCCCGGCAATATTGAATTTTGGGCATTTTGCCCGCCTAACGGCAAACGAAAAGGCAAAGACTGGGTCCGCGTCAACGACCAGTTTATCGCGGCATTTAACCGCATGTTCCCGGAATCCATCGCCATTTGGGATTTTGAAGGGAACAACGCCTACACAAAATTGATGCACGAAATTTTCAAGCCCCTGGAACGCAAGTTTGGCGGCGAATTGAGTCAAGTCATCGAACAGTTTACGGAACTGCTGTCCTCAGGAAGCGACAGGCAAGCCGAAGAAATCCAGGCATTCGACAAAGAAGTCAACACGGCACTTCGCCCGCTATTTCCAAGCGTCCGCGTGGAACTCGACATTCCCGTGCCGACGCTCGAAACCTTCCTCAAGAGCGCAACAATTAAAGTGGTCGATGAAGATGACGGCTTTGAACGCGACATCTCGCGCATGGGCGCAGGTTCGCAACGCGCCATCCAGATGGCGCTTATCCGCTATCTTGCCGAAATCAAGAAGCACCACAACAATCATTACCTGAGCCGAACGCTCTTGCTAATTGATTCGCCGGAACTCTTTTTGCACCCGCAAGCAGTTGAACTTGTTCGTGTCGCGCTCAAAAATCTTTCGAACGAAGGCTATCAGGTCATATTCGCAACACACTCCGCGCAAATGGTCACTAGTGAAGACGTGAGCACATCTCTACTCATTCGCAAAAATAAAGAGCGCGGTACATACATGCGCAAGCGAATGGAAGATGCCGTCCGCCAGGTCGTCCAAGACGCGCCAAGCCAGCTGCAAATGCTATTCAGTCTTTCGAACAGCAACGAACTTTTGTTCGCCGACTACGTGTTGCTTACCGAAGGAAAAACGGAATGGCGAGTGTTGCCCGCCCTTTTCGAGCGCATTACCGGGCAATCCTTTGCACTGATCAAATGCGCACTCGTGCGCCAGGGCGGCGTGAGCAATACCCGAAAGAGCATGCAGGTTTTAACGGCAATGGACATTCCCGTACGCGCCATTGTCGATTTGGACTATGCCTTTACGACAGCGACTCGCGACGGCTTTTTACAAGCAAACGATCCAGACATCACGCAATGCCGCAACTTGTTCCGTGAACTCGCTTGCCATAACCACCTGCGTCTGGTAAACGGGCTTCCCGTCAACAAACACAGCAATATCAACGCATCTACAGCATACGCCATGATGGCATCCATGCCCGAAGCAGAACGTCCCATCCGAAACATCCACGAAAAGCTCTGCAAGCAAGGCATCTGGGTCTGGACGCGCGGGGCTATCGAAGAACACCTCGGGCTGAACGGCAAAAACGAAATGGTCTGGCGGAACTTCATTGAACGCAGCAAGTCAAAAAATTTCTTGCAAACGCTCCCCGACTACGACGGCATTGAGGCATTGTGTCAATGGATTATCAACGGGAGCCGCGGGCAGTTCTAA
- a CDS encoding TIGR02147 family protein produces MKPITEYQNYREYMRDFYEERKRSSLFSWREFSKLAGFASPNFMQLVCEGKSRLSKTGVEKVADAMGLAGADRDYFFAMERFGDARSDSMKLQAFNEMQKIAKENRLRVVDAEAFKYFESWVNPVLRELAPIMPGAKPLELARQCIPVVSAAEVRHSLDFMCHAEFLKKIGEDTYVQTEKVVTGSSEAIPLALRSMNRQMSKFATEAIDEVPPEKRHITGVTFGISEETYQWLVQKLETLRQQVVAMAAKEKEYDKVYRLNLQLFPLTKGREA; encoded by the coding sequence ATGAAACCAATCACCGAATATCAAAACTACCGAGAATACATGCGGGACTTCTACGAAGAACGCAAACGCAGTTCTTTGTTCTCATGGCGCGAATTCTCCAAACTGGCGGGGTTTGCTTCGCCAAACTTTATGCAGCTCGTTTGCGAAGGCAAAAGCCGCTTGAGCAAAACGGGAGTCGAGAAAGTGGCGGATGCCATGGGGCTTGCGGGTGCTGACCGCGACTATTTCTTTGCGATGGAGCGTTTTGGCGATGCCAGGAGTGATTCTATGAAACTCCAGGCGTTTAACGAAATGCAGAAAATTGCAAAGGAAAACCGTTTGCGAGTCGTCGATGCCGAGGCGTTCAAGTATTTCGAATCGTGGGTGAACCCGGTGTTGCGTGAACTTGCACCGATCATGCCGGGTGCAAAACCGCTGGAACTGGCGCGCCAATGCATTCCGGTCGTGAGTGCCGCCGAAGTTCGCCATTCGCTTGACTTTATGTGCCATGCGGAATTCCTCAAGAAAATCGGCGAAGATACCTACGTGCAGACTGAGAAGGTTGTGACGGGATCTTCCGAGGCAATTCCTTTGGCTCTGCGTTCCATGAACCGTCAAATGTCGAAGTTTGCAACCGAAGCGATTGACGAGGTTCCGCCCGAAAAACGCCATATCACGGGTGTGACGTTTGGTATTTCCGAAGAGACTTACCAATGGCTTGTGCAGAAGCTTGAAACACTCAGGCAGCAGGTGGTTGCCATGGCTGCTAAGGAAAAAGAATACGATAAAGTTTATCGACTGAATTTACAACTATTCCCGTTAACTAAAGGGAGAGAGGCATAG